A genomic window from Micromonospora sp. WMMA1947 includes:
- a CDS encoding SigE family RNA polymerase sigma factor, translated as MGVVVSRDPLEEEFREFVAARSGALLRTAYLLAGDWATAEDLLQTALTKTYLAWKRLGGIDAIEPYARRVMVNTSTSWWRRRWHGERPTEVLPERAGVDEIEQQLDRDALWRHLQALPARQRAVLVLRFYEDMSEAQTAALLEISPGTVKSQTSRALNTLRRRLGSEAALSLPTPADAPTPNPAAPTAPATSGRSVPPARGGEPARTPARRPAARVPRPAPPATPVRPAVPIAAESR; from the coding sequence ATGGGTGTGGTGGTGAGCAGAGATCCGCTGGAGGAGGAGTTCCGCGAGTTCGTCGCGGCCCGCTCCGGCGCCCTGCTGCGCACCGCCTACCTGCTCGCCGGCGACTGGGCCACCGCCGAGGATCTGCTCCAGACCGCGCTCACGAAGACCTACCTGGCCTGGAAGCGGCTCGGCGGGATCGACGCCATCGAGCCGTACGCCCGCCGGGTCATGGTCAACACGTCCACCAGCTGGTGGCGGCGCCGCTGGCACGGCGAGCGCCCCACCGAGGTGCTGCCGGAGCGGGCCGGTGTCGACGAGATCGAGCAGCAACTCGACCGGGACGCGCTCTGGCGGCACCTCCAGGCGCTGCCGGCCCGGCAGCGGGCCGTGCTGGTGCTGCGCTTCTACGAGGACATGTCCGAGGCGCAGACCGCCGCCCTGCTGGAGATCTCCCCGGGCACTGTGAAGAGCCAGACCTCCCGGGCGCTGAACACGCTGCGCCGCCGGCTCGGCTCCGAGGCGGCGCTGAGCCTGCCCACGCCCGCCGACGCGCCCACGCCCAACCCGGCCGCCCCGACCGCGCCCGCCACGTCCGGCCGGTCCGTCCCGCCGGCCCGGGGCGGCGAGCCGGCCCGTACCCCGGCACGGCGGCCCGCCGCCCGGGTGCCGCGACCGGCCCCGCCCGCGACTCCGGTCCGTCCCGCAGTCCCGATCGCGGCGGAGAGCCGATGA
- a CDS encoding PH domain-containing protein, producing the protein MGSPSGPPFDPDDPDRARRERDTEPIPRIDPDDPAGYGPGPYADADDAGYGSAYAGEGRSGRAWARDTDGFPDQPISEEELAGLRSDATGMAPRRVLPLEDEPSSLVARYLFPTERYRGEWKRHWIHLTTPIIVGVAATFVLGYLSGFLAGRDVGALTTVAVLLWFGVMGWVAWKVADWWYDRFILTNKRVMVVNGIITRQVAMMPLTRVTDMKYEQSPTGRALNYGTFVLESAGQEQALRVIKNLPNPNELYLRVVEEMYEPQAVEARLGKEADEAKADDGA; encoded by the coding sequence ATGGGAAGCCCCTCCGGTCCACCCTTCGACCCGGACGACCCCGACCGGGCACGCCGGGAACGCGACACCGAGCCGATCCCCCGGATCGACCCGGACGACCCGGCCGGTTACGGCCCCGGCCCGTACGCGGACGCGGACGACGCCGGCTACGGCAGCGCCTATGCCGGTGAGGGGCGGTCCGGCCGGGCCTGGGCGCGCGATACGGACGGCTTCCCGGACCAGCCGATCTCCGAGGAGGAGCTGGCCGGGCTGCGGTCCGACGCCACCGGCATGGCACCCCGCCGGGTGCTGCCGCTGGAGGACGAGCCCAGCTCACTCGTGGCGCGTTACCTCTTCCCCACCGAGCGCTACCGGGGCGAGTGGAAGCGGCACTGGATCCACCTCACCACCCCGATCATCGTCGGCGTGGCGGCCACGTTCGTGCTCGGCTACCTGTCCGGCTTCCTCGCCGGGCGGGACGTCGGCGCGTTGACCACCGTCGCCGTGCTGCTCTGGTTCGGCGTGATGGGCTGGGTCGCCTGGAAGGTCGCCGACTGGTGGTACGACCGGTTCATCCTGACCAACAAGCGGGTCATGGTGGTCAACGGGATCATCACCCGGCAGGTCGCGATGATGCCGCTCACCCGGGTCACCGACATGAAGTACGAGCAGAGCCCGACCGGCCGTGCCCTCAACTACGGCACGTTCGTGCTGGAGTCGGCCGGCCAGGAACAGGCGCTCCGGGTGATCAAGAACCTGCCCAACCCGAACGAGCTCTACCTGCGTGTGGTCGAGGAGATGTACGAGCCGCAGGCGGTCGAGGCGCGGTTGGGCAAGGAGGCCGACGAGGCCAAGGCCGACGACGGAGCCTGA
- a CDS encoding DUF6758 family protein yields the protein MTVAVSCPKCAGPVREPDLMHADHRCVRCGPIAPLHVPEHISAEIMASVVERMAADPDPAGRLRMPLWCPWPLPPGWTLTGVAWAGDDRGGVRATLVACAGPAPLDGGPADLIFVAEEPGVGLGSRFAGLPGPDPGPQVEEALTDPGPGHPERLPHAKIRVGGHPTPLWLVRSETDRSAYAGEARGMWLHAIAWPASAGHLLAEEVVLHDLTEWTPPELVYGAPSPYLHGRA from the coding sequence GTGACTGTCGCGGTGAGTTGTCCGAAGTGCGCGGGCCCGGTGCGCGAGCCGGACCTGATGCACGCCGATCACCGGTGCGTGCGGTGCGGGCCGATCGCGCCGCTGCACGTGCCGGAGCACATCAGCGCCGAGATCATGGCCAGCGTGGTCGAGCGGATGGCCGCCGACCCCGACCCGGCCGGTCGGCTCCGGATGCCGCTGTGGTGCCCGTGGCCGCTGCCTCCGGGCTGGACGCTCACCGGTGTGGCCTGGGCGGGCGACGACCGCGGCGGTGTCCGGGCCACCCTGGTCGCGTGTGCCGGACCGGCCCCCCTGGACGGTGGGCCAGCCGATCTGATCTTCGTCGCCGAGGAGCCCGGCGTCGGTCTCGGATCCCGCTTCGCGGGACTGCCCGGACCCGATCCGGGCCCGCAGGTGGAGGAGGCGCTCACCGATCCCGGCCCTGGTCATCCCGAGCGGTTGCCGCACGCGAAGATCCGGGTGGGGGGTCACCCAACTCCACTGTGGCTGGTGCGCTCCGAAACGGATCGAAGCGCGTACGCCGGCGAGGCTCGGGGAATGTGGCTCCATGCGATAGCCTGGCCGGCGAGTGCGGGTCACCTCCTCGCGGAAGAAGTCGTGCTGCACGACCTCACCGAGTGGACACCGCCCGAACTCGTGTACGGCGCACCGTCTCCGTATCTGCACGGGCGGGCCTGA
- a CDS encoding RNA methyltransferase, which translates to MTDDQLDVGVGPWPGDPPDDPRYDPELLATGDRRNVVDRYRYWRREAVVADLDRRRHDFHVAIENWQHDFNIGTVVRNANAFLAAEVHIVGRRRWNRRGAMVTDRYQHVRHHATIEEFVAWARDERLPVVGIDNLPGSRPMETAVLPRRCVLLFGQEGPGLSPVARSACDALFSIAQYGSTRSINAGVASGIAMHAWIRSYAGPPPD; encoded by the coding sequence GTGACCGACGACCAGCTCGACGTGGGTGTGGGGCCGTGGCCCGGTGACCCGCCGGACGACCCGCGCTACGACCCGGAGCTGCTCGCGACCGGGGACCGGCGCAACGTGGTGGACCGCTACCGCTACTGGCGGCGCGAGGCGGTGGTGGCCGACCTGGACCGGCGCCGGCACGACTTCCACGTGGCGATCGAGAACTGGCAGCACGATTTCAATATCGGCACCGTGGTCCGCAACGCCAACGCCTTCCTCGCCGCCGAGGTACACATCGTCGGACGGCGGCGGTGGAACCGGCGGGGCGCCATGGTGACCGACCGCTACCAGCACGTCCGGCACCACGCCACGATCGAGGAGTTCGTCGCGTGGGCGCGCGACGAGCGGCTGCCGGTGGTCGGCATCGACAACCTGCCCGGCTCCCGGCCGATGGAGACGGCGGTGCTGCCGCGCCGCTGCGTGCTCCTGTTCGGGCAGGAGGGGCCGGGGCTGTCGCCGGTGGCCCGCTCGGCCTGTGACGCGCTGTTCTCCATCGCCCAGTACGGCTCGACCCGCTCCATCAACGCGGGCGTGGCCAGCGGCATCGCGATGCACGCCTGGATCCGGTCGTACGCCGGCCCGCCGCCCGACTGA
- a CDS encoding MaoC family dehydratase — translation MQFGRYYEEFEVGAVYRHWPGKTVTEYDDHLFCLLTMNHHPLHMDAHYAESASQFKRNVVVGNYIYSLLLGMSVPDVSGKAIANLEIESLRHVAPTFHGDTIYGETTVLDKRESASKPDRGVVAVETRGYNQDGTLVCVFRRKVMVPKKEYAAAAVPDGVDPERPSFPEPR, via the coding sequence ATGCAGTTCGGCCGCTACTACGAGGAGTTCGAGGTCGGCGCGGTCTACCGGCACTGGCCGGGCAAGACGGTCACCGAGTACGACGACCACCTCTTCTGCCTGCTCACCATGAACCACCACCCGCTGCACATGGACGCGCACTACGCCGAGTCCGCCTCGCAGTTCAAGCGCAACGTGGTGGTCGGCAACTACATCTACTCGCTGCTGCTGGGCATGTCCGTACCGGACGTCAGCGGCAAGGCGATCGCCAACCTGGAGATCGAGTCGCTGCGCCATGTCGCGCCGACCTTCCACGGCGACACCATCTACGGCGAGACGACGGTGCTGGACAAGCGGGAGTCGGCCTCGAAGCCCGACCGTGGCGTGGTGGCGGTCGAGACCCGCGGCTACAACCAGGACGGCACGCTCGTCTGCGTGTTCCGCCGCAAGGTCATGGTCCCCAAGAAGGAGTACGCGGCCGCCGCCGTACCGGACGGCGTCGACCCGGAGCGTCCCAGCTTCCCCGAGCCGCGCTGA
- the trxA gene encoding thioredoxin yields MATVELTTANFDEVTGRDGIVLLDFWADWCGPCKRFAPVYERSSEKHPDIAFGKVDTEAQQELAVKFNISSIPTIMAIRDGVIVFAQPGALPESALENLIEQVQALDMDDVRKKLAEHNH; encoded by the coding sequence ATGGCAACGGTTGAGCTGACCACGGCCAACTTTGACGAGGTGACCGGGCGCGACGGGATCGTCCTGCTCGACTTCTGGGCGGACTGGTGCGGCCCGTGCAAGCGCTTCGCCCCGGTCTACGAGCGCTCCTCGGAGAAGCACCCGGACATCGCCTTCGGCAAGGTCGACACCGAGGCGCAGCAGGAGCTGGCGGTGAAGTTCAACATCAGCTCCATCCCGACGATCATGGCAATCCGTGACGGCGTGATCGTCTTCGCCCAGCCGGGCGCGCTGCCGGAGTCGGCGCTGGAGAACCTCATCGAGCAGGTCCAGGCGCTGGACATGGACGACGTCCGCAAGAAGCTGGCCGAGCACAACCACTGA
- a CDS encoding HTTM domain-containing protein: MTAWLTEAVPRGRIAAFRTLVYLFVAADLVIFTPWVRTRVDVPGDLYQPLLVGRLLPLPTPTPALVGVVFWALLVTALLAATGRAHRLLGWTVFALYFEWMIVAMSYGKVDHDRFALLVALAVLPTAGRARHGDPTRTEAGGWALRVTQISVICTYFLAAWAKFRFGGWDWANGSVLARAIIRRGTDLADLIAQVPHLLIVAQFGILAFELLSPLVFVLPSRWRTTTVGFFYSFHLVTIATITISFAPHLVAMTSFLALEKVRPVVFVRRLLGRPPPAAPTSPATAPLSSAPAPSSTA, translated from the coding sequence ATGACCGCCTGGCTGACCGAGGCGGTCCCGCGCGGCCGGATCGCCGCCTTCCGCACCCTGGTCTACCTCTTCGTCGCCGCCGACCTGGTGATCTTCACCCCCTGGGTACGCACCCGGGTCGACGTACCCGGCGACCTCTACCAGCCGCTGCTCGTCGGGCGGCTGCTCCCGCTGCCCACCCCCACCCCCGCCCTGGTCGGCGTGGTGTTCTGGGCGCTGCTGGTCACCGCGCTGCTCGCCGCCACCGGCCGGGCGCACCGGCTGCTCGGCTGGACGGTCTTCGCGCTGTACTTCGAGTGGATGATCGTGGCGATGAGCTACGGCAAGGTCGACCACGACCGGTTCGCGCTCCTGGTGGCGCTGGCCGTGCTGCCCACCGCCGGCCGCGCCCGGCACGGCGATCCGACCCGTACCGAGGCTGGCGGCTGGGCGCTACGGGTCACCCAGATCTCGGTCATCTGCACGTACTTCCTCGCTGCCTGGGCCAAGTTCCGCTTCGGCGGATGGGACTGGGCGAACGGCTCGGTGCTGGCCCGGGCGATCATCCGGCGCGGCACCGACCTCGCCGACCTGATCGCGCAGGTGCCGCACCTGCTGATCGTGGCGCAGTTCGGCATCCTCGCGTTCGAGTTGCTCAGCCCGCTGGTGTTCGTGCTGCCGTCGCGGTGGCGGACGACGACCGTCGGCTTCTTCTACTCGTTCCACCTGGTGACCATCGCGACGATCACCATCTCGTTCGCGCCGCACCTGGTGGCGATGACCAGTTTCCTGGCGCTGGAGAAGGTCCGCCCGGTGGTGTTCGTCAGGCGCCTGCTCGGCCGCCCGCCGCCCGCCGCGCCCACGTCGCCGGCGACGGCACCGCTCTCTTCCGCGCCGGCCCCGTCCTCAACCGCCTGA
- a CDS encoding DUF393 domain-containing protein, whose product MKTSTFVYDGDCAFCTSCAQFIERRIPTGARVVPWQFADLAALGLTEAECEEAVQWVGADGSRAAGPDAIARLLGDSGPLWRFAGAGLRLPPVRAAAWPAYRWVARNRHRMPGGTAACALPQEARERLYGPTGRPGPTA is encoded by the coding sequence ATGAAGACGTCGACCTTCGTCTACGACGGCGACTGCGCCTTCTGCACCAGTTGCGCGCAGTTCATCGAGCGTCGCATCCCGACCGGCGCCCGGGTGGTGCCGTGGCAGTTCGCCGACCTGGCGGCGCTGGGCCTGACGGAGGCCGAGTGCGAGGAGGCGGTCCAGTGGGTGGGCGCCGACGGCTCCCGCGCCGCCGGGCCGGACGCCATCGCCCGGCTGCTCGGCGACAGCGGGCCGCTCTGGCGGTTCGCCGGGGCCGGGCTGCGCCTCCCGCCGGTCCGCGCGGCGGCCTGGCCCGCGTACCGCTGGGTGGCCCGCAACCGGCACCGCATGCCGGGCGGCACCGCCGCCTGCGCGTTGCCCCAGGAGGCCCGGGAACGGCTGTACGGGCCGACCGGCCGTCCGGGGCCGACCGCCTGA
- a CDS encoding intein-containing Rv2578c family radical SAM protein, with amino-acid sequence MRWDNLSAPPDEGTPDRAAPAAPPLPLALPGAVTRTFDTPDFAGMTFYEVHAKSIINRVPGESRVPFEWTINPYRGCSHACVYCLGGDTPILMADGRTKAISELEPGDRIYGTARRGAYRHYVVTTVLDKWSTVKRAHRVTLADGTTLVASGDHRFLTERGWKHVTGTMRGGGRRPHLTTRNRLLGTGRFAVAPKRSADYRMGYLHALIRDDDRAGARFRLATAESEALDRAERYLTDAGVTVERATVARVGRRATTTVVRTAGPAEVVTGLFEPPDETTDLWALGYLAGMFDATGTCHRGVFRIGVADDESQARAAGALDRFGFTWALDVPGARGAARQLRLTGGLPERLRFFHLTDPAVTARRSIEGMALKCAARLQVTAVEDLGLDLPLWDITTGTGDFIANGVVSHNCFARNTHTYLDLDPGADFDRKVIVKVNAGELVRRELAAPRWRGAHVAMGTNVDCYQRAEGRYRLMPPIIEALRDFANPFSILTKGTLLLRDLPLLRQAAEVTRVGLSYSVGFVDETLWRAAEPGTPSPRRRLDAVRRLTDAGFSVGVLMAPILPGLSDDEESIDATVAAVAASGAASVTPLPLHLRPGAREWYARWLAREFPHLVPRYRQLYQAGSYAPQAYQREVTARVRMAARRHGLHRGESGDNRRLPETPPPAPAAEQLSLL; translated from the coding sequence ATGCGCTGGGACAACCTCTCCGCTCCCCCGGACGAGGGGACTCCCGATCGGGCGGCGCCGGCGGCTCCACCCCTGCCGCTGGCGCTGCCCGGCGCCGTCACCCGCACCTTCGACACGCCGGACTTCGCCGGCATGACCTTCTACGAGGTCCACGCCAAGTCGATCATCAACCGGGTGCCCGGCGAGTCACGGGTGCCGTTCGAGTGGACGATCAACCCCTACCGAGGTTGCTCGCACGCCTGCGTCTACTGCCTGGGCGGCGACACCCCGATCCTGATGGCCGACGGCCGCACCAAGGCGATCAGCGAGCTGGAGCCCGGCGACCGCATCTACGGCACCGCGCGGCGCGGCGCCTACCGCCACTACGTCGTCACCACCGTGCTCGACAAGTGGTCCACTGTGAAGCGGGCCCACCGGGTCACGCTGGCCGACGGCACCACGCTCGTCGCCAGCGGCGACCACCGGTTCCTGACCGAACGCGGCTGGAAGCACGTCACCGGCACCATGCGCGGCGGCGGGCGCCGTCCCCACCTGACCACCCGCAACCGTCTGCTGGGCACCGGCCGGTTCGCGGTGGCGCCGAAGCGCTCGGCCGACTACCGCATGGGTTACCTGCACGCCCTGATCCGCGACGACGACCGGGCCGGCGCCCGGTTCCGGCTGGCCACCGCCGAGTCCGAGGCGCTGGACCGGGCCGAGCGCTACCTGACCGACGCGGGGGTCACCGTCGAGCGGGCCACCGTCGCCCGGGTCGGCCGCCGGGCGACGACCACTGTGGTACGCACAGCCGGCCCGGCCGAGGTGGTCACCGGGTTGTTCGAGCCACCCGACGAGACGACTGACCTCTGGGCGCTCGGCTACCTGGCCGGCATGTTCGACGCCACCGGGACGTGCCACCGGGGCGTGTTCCGGATCGGCGTCGCCGACGACGAGAGCCAGGCCCGCGCCGCCGGGGCGCTGGACCGTTTCGGTTTCACGTGGGCGCTCGACGTGCCGGGTGCACGGGGCGCGGCGCGTCAGCTCCGGCTGACCGGCGGGCTGCCCGAGCGGCTGCGCTTCTTCCACCTCACCGACCCGGCCGTCACGGCCCGGCGCTCGATCGAGGGCATGGCGCTCAAGTGCGCGGCGCGACTCCAGGTGACCGCCGTCGAGGATCTCGGCCTCGACCTTCCGCTGTGGGACATCACCACGGGCACCGGCGACTTCATCGCCAACGGCGTGGTCAGCCACAACTGCTTCGCCCGCAATACACACACCTATCTCGACCTCGACCCGGGCGCGGACTTCGACCGCAAGGTGATCGTCAAGGTCAACGCAGGCGAGCTGGTCCGCCGTGAGCTGGCCGCCCCACGCTGGCGCGGCGCGCATGTCGCCATGGGCACCAACGTGGACTGTTACCAGCGGGCCGAGGGCCGCTACCGCCTGATGCCGCCGATCATCGAGGCGCTGCGCGACTTCGCGAACCCGTTCTCCATCCTGACCAAGGGCACCCTGCTGCTGCGCGACCTGCCGCTGTTGCGTCAGGCGGCCGAGGTGACACGGGTCGGGCTGTCGTACTCGGTGGGGTTCGTGGACGAGACACTCTGGCGTGCGGCCGAGCCGGGTACGCCGAGTCCGCGCCGCCGCCTGGACGCGGTCCGCCGGCTCACCGACGCCGGATTCTCCGTCGGCGTGCTGATGGCGCCGATCCTGCCCGGTCTCAGCGACGACGAGGAGTCGATCGACGCCACGGTCGCGGCCGTCGCCGCCTCCGGAGCGGCGAGCGTGACGCCGCTGCCGCTGCACCTGCGGCCCGGCGCCCGTGAGTGGTACGCGCGCTGGCTGGCCCGGGAGTTCCCCCACCTGGTCCCCCGCTACCGGCAGCTCTACCAGGCCGGCTCGTACGCGCCGCAGGCGTACCAGCGGGAGGTGACAGCGCGGGTACGGATGGCGGCACGCCGGCACGGGCTGCACCGGGGCGAGAGCGGCGACAATCGCCGGCTACCGGAGACGCCGCCGCCCGCCCCGGCCGCGGAACAGCTCTCCCTGCTCTAG
- a CDS encoding CoA-binding protein — protein sequence MRSAQQILADSAVIAVVGASRDPGKAAHRVPLEMQRHGWRIIPVNPTVDELFGEKAYPTLADIPHPVDLVDVFRPARDAVDVVRQAVTIGAPAVWLQLGIFSDEARRIAEEAGLDYVEDRCLIVERAAAGLTRRA from the coding sequence ATGCGTTCCGCTCAGCAGATCCTCGCCGACTCCGCCGTGATCGCCGTCGTGGGCGCCTCCCGTGATCCGGGCAAGGCCGCGCACCGCGTGCCGCTGGAGATGCAGCGGCACGGTTGGCGGATCATCCCGGTCAACCCGACGGTGGACGAGTTGTTCGGCGAGAAGGCGTACCCGACGCTCGCCGACATCCCGCACCCGGTCGACCTGGTCGACGTGTTCCGCCCGGCCCGGGACGCGGTCGACGTGGTCCGCCAGGCGGTGACGATCGGCGCCCCGGCGGTGTGGCTGCAGCTCGGGATCTTCTCGGACGAGGCGCGCCGGATCGCCGAGGAGGCCGGCCTCGACTACGTCGAGGACAGGTGCCTCATCGTGGAGCGGGCCGCCGCCGGACTGACCCGGCGCGCCTGA
- a CDS encoding acyl-CoA dehydrogenase family protein, translated as MARLAQTPGLTDVQRSILETVREFADKEIIPHAQRLEHADEYPSDILDGMREMGLFGLTIDEEYGGLGESLLTYALVVEELSRGWMSISGIVNTHFIVAYLISQHGSADQKARLLPRMATGEVRGAFSMSEPECGSDVSAIKSKAVRDGDNYVLNGQKMWLTNGAYSSVVATLVKTDTGADSVYGNMSTFLLEKEPGFGETAPGLTIPGKIDKMGYKGVETTEMVLDGVTVPASAVLGGEDKVGRGFYQMMDGIEVGRVNVAARACGISIRAFELAVAYAQQRHTFGQPLAKHQAVAFKLAEMGTKIEAAHALMVNAARLKDAGQRNDVEAGMAKLLASEYCAEVVQEAFRIHGGYGYSKEYEIERLMREAPFLLIGEGTSEIQKTIISRGLLKQYKQ; from the coding sequence ATGGCCCGACTCGCCCAGACACCCGGACTGACCGACGTGCAGCGGTCGATCCTGGAAACCGTCCGGGAGTTCGCCGACAAGGAGATCATCCCGCACGCGCAGCGGCTGGAGCACGCCGACGAGTACCCGAGCGACATCCTCGACGGCATGCGCGAGATGGGACTGTTCGGCCTCACCATCGACGAGGAGTACGGCGGCCTGGGCGAGTCCCTGCTGACCTACGCCCTCGTGGTCGAGGAGCTGTCCCGGGGCTGGATGTCGATCTCCGGCATCGTCAACACCCACTTCATCGTGGCGTACCTGATCTCCCAGCACGGCTCGGCCGACCAGAAGGCCCGGCTGCTGCCCCGGATGGCCACCGGTGAGGTGCGCGGCGCGTTCTCGATGTCGGAGCCCGAGTGCGGCTCGGACGTCTCGGCGATCAAGTCGAAGGCCGTCCGCGACGGCGACAACTACGTCCTCAACGGCCAGAAGATGTGGCTGACGAACGGCGCGTACTCGTCGGTGGTGGCCACCCTGGTCAAGACCGACACCGGGGCCGACTCGGTCTACGGCAACATGAGCACCTTCCTGCTTGAGAAGGAGCCCGGCTTCGGCGAGACCGCGCCCGGCCTCACCATCCCCGGCAAGATCGACAAGATGGGCTACAAGGGCGTCGAGACCACCGAGATGGTGCTCGACGGCGTCACGGTGCCCGCCTCCGCCGTGCTCGGCGGCGAGGACAAGGTCGGCCGCGGCTTCTACCAGATGATGGACGGCATCGAGGTCGGCCGGGTCAACGTGGCCGCCCGCGCCTGCGGCATCTCGATCCGGGCGTTCGAGCTGGCCGTCGCGTACGCCCAGCAGCGCCACACCTTCGGCCAGCCGCTCGCCAAGCACCAGGCCGTCGCGTTCAAGCTCGCCGAGATGGGTACGAAGATCGAGGCCGCGCACGCGCTCATGGTCAACGCGGCCCGGCTCAAGGACGCCGGCCAGCGCAACGACGTCGAGGCCGGCATGGCGAAGCTGCTCGCCTCCGAGTACTGCGCCGAGGTGGTCCAGGAGGCGTTCCGGATCCACGGCGGCTACGGCTACTCCAAGGAGTACGAGATCGAGCGCCTGATGCGCGAGGCGCCGTTCCTGCTGATCGGCGAGGGCACCTCGGAGATCCAGAAGACGATCATCTCGCGCGGCCTGCTCAAGCAGTACAAGCAGTAG
- a CDS encoding DUF4190 domain-containing protein: MTDEQPPSPYEPPSHGQPYGQPQYGQQHPQWGQQPPYAPQPPYGQYGPPGQGPGPRGTNVLAILSLVFAFVFAPAGIVCGHLAKRQIRQTGEDGDQLANWGLILSYIFTVIGILVCCGWIGLAFWANSDTSTY; this comes from the coding sequence GTGACCGACGAGCAGCCACCGTCGCCGTACGAGCCGCCGTCGCACGGCCAGCCGTACGGGCAGCCGCAGTACGGCCAGCAGCACCCGCAGTGGGGCCAGCAGCCGCCGTACGCGCCGCAGCCGCCCTACGGCCAGTACGGGCCGCCCGGCCAGGGGCCGGGACCCCGTGGCACGAACGTGCTCGCCATCCTGTCGCTCGTCTTCGCGTTCGTCTTCGCGCCCGCCGGCATCGTCTGCGGCCACCTGGCGAAGCGGCAGATCCGGCAGACCGGCGAGGACGGCGACCAGCTCGCCAACTGGGGCCTGATCCTCAGCTACATCTTCACCGTGATCGGCATCCTGGTCTGCTGCGGCTGGATCGGGCTGGCGTTCTGGGCCAACTCCGACACCAGCACCTACTGA
- a CDS encoding SDR family NAD(P)-dependent oxidoreductase produces MSRPGSVRRPRGGEPVGPADSERPAPLPEPATMRLDGRVALVTGAGSPDGIGYATARRLSDLGARVAIVSTTRRIHERAGELGVTGFVADLTDESEVGALADAVAEQLGDVEVLVNNAGLASRASPEVLRPVAQLTYDEWRGEIDRNLTTAFLCSRAFIGGMAERGWGRIVNLAATAGPVNALPTEAAYAAAKAGVVGLTRALAMEMIADGVTVNAVAPGIIHTAASTMAEIKQGLGTPVGRPGTPDEVAAAIAFLCSPAASYITGQMLVVDGGNSVREAQFR; encoded by the coding sequence ATGAGCCGGCCGGGGTCGGTGCGGCGCCCGCGCGGCGGCGAGCCGGTCGGCCCCGCCGACTCCGAACGGCCGGCGCCGCTGCCGGAACCGGCCACCATGCGCCTGGACGGCCGGGTCGCGCTGGTGACCGGCGCGGGCAGCCCGGACGGCATCGGGTACGCGACCGCGCGCCGGCTGTCCGACCTGGGCGCCCGGGTGGCGATCGTGTCCACCACCCGGCGTATCCACGAACGCGCGGGCGAGCTGGGCGTCACCGGTTTCGTCGCCGACCTCACCGACGAGTCGGAGGTGGGCGCGCTCGCCGACGCGGTGGCCGAGCAGCTCGGCGACGTAGAGGTGCTGGTGAACAACGCGGGCCTGGCCAGCCGGGCCAGCCCGGAGGTGCTGCGGCCGGTGGCCCAGCTGACGTACGACGAGTGGCGTGGCGAGATCGACCGCAACCTGACCACCGCGTTCCTGTGCAGCCGGGCGTTCATCGGCGGCATGGCCGAGCGGGGCTGGGGCCGGATCGTCAACCTGGCCGCCACCGCCGGGCCGGTCAACGCGCTGCCCACCGAGGCGGCCTACGCGGCGGCGAAGGCCGGCGTGGTCGGGCTGACCCGGGCGCTGGCGATGGAGATGATCGCCGACGGGGTGACCGTGAACGCGGTGGCGCCCGGCATCATCCACACGGCGGCGTCCACGATGGCGGAGATCAAGCAGGGCCTCGGTACGCCGGTCGGGCGTCCCGGCACGCCGGACGAGGTGGCCGCGGCGATCGCGTTCCTCTGCTCGCCGGCCGCCTCGTACATCACCGGGCAGATGCTCGTGGTCGACGGCGGCAACAGCGTCCGGGAGGCGCAGTTCCGCTGA